The following nucleotide sequence is from Metamycoplasma phocicerebrale.
TTATCTCCTTTCTTATATTTAATATGCCTTAGCAAAAATTACAACTCTATTTGTTTTTTTATTAGTATAAAAACAGTTTTTAGAATGCATTTTATATTCTAAATTAAATGGTATACAACGGCTAGAAGCCCCTGTTTCCTCTTTAATTTTATCTTCGTCTTCACCGTTCCCGTCAAACTTAGTTATAACTCAATGTCCTTTAGAAATATGTTCTTTAAAAGACTCATAATTTTCAACTTCAAAAATATTATTAATTAATCTTTGCTTTGCTTGATTTAATAAATTGTTTTGAATGTCTTCTAATATTTGTTGAACTTTTATAACTATTTCTTCCAAAGCTACATAAGTTTTTTCTAATGTATCTCTTCTTACAATTAACACCTTATTTTGTTCTAGATCTCTTGGGCCAATTTCTATTCTTAAAGGAGTTCCATGAATTTCAGAATTAGCTGCCTTAAAGCCTGCGCCTTTATTTGAAGCATCAATTTTAGCATCAATATTGTTTTTAGACAATAAATCTAAAATTTTTAATGCTTCTTCATGAACTCTTTTTTCTTTAGAAGCAAAAAGTTCAATAATGTCTACCTGGCAAGGCGCGATTTTTGGTGGAATAATAATTCCCCTATCATCACCATGTGTCATTATTAGCGCTCCTAATAATCTTGTTGATACTCCTCAAGATGTACCATAAGCATTTTCTAATTTATTGTCTTTGTTTTTAAAAGTAATATCAAATGCTTTTGTAAAATTTTGCCCTAAGTAATGACTAGTACCAGCTTGTAAAGCTTTTCCATCCTTCATCATAGCTTCAATTGTAAAAGTGTAATCAGCTCCAGCAAATTTTTCATGGTCTGTTTTTTGGCCTTTTATTACAGGTATAGCAAGAAAGCTTTCAACAAAATCACTATAAACATCTAACAAATTTTGAGTTAATTCTTTAGCTTCGTTTGAAGTTGCATGTATTGTGTGTCCTTCTTGTCACAAAAATTCTCTAGTTCTTAAAAACGGATTAGTAGTTTTTTCTCATCTTAAAACATTTACTCATTGGTTATAAATAAGTGGCAAATCATTATAAGATTCAATCTCATTTTTAAAAAATTCTCCAAACAAAACTTCACTTGTAGGTCTAATATAAAACTTTTCATTAAGTTTCTTTCCGCCCACTTCAGTAACTGTTGCTAATTCAGGATTAAAACCTTCTACATGTTTTTTTTCTTTGTTTAAAAGAGATTCTGGTATTAAAAGAGGTAAATTTACATTTTGAACACCCAGTTTTTTAAATTTAACGTCTAAATTTTTTCTTATGTTATCTCAAATCCCAAATGATAATGGTTTAAAAATTATAGAGCCCTTTGAAGAACCATATGCCATTAAATCACCATTTTGTATAACATCTGTATATCATTTAGCGAAGTTTTCTTCTTGTGTTGTAATTTTTTCTAATTTTTTCATATTTAATAATTTTAACTATTTTTTGTTATTTTATTTAAAAATAAAAAAACAAGGGCGGCTTGTTAAATTAAATCGTCAAATATGTCTTCACCAGTTTTAATGGTTGGAACTCCAAAATTTCTTGCTACTATATTACCTGCAGTGCCTAGACCCCTTAAAGTACCTAGTACTCTAGGTTTAGTAAATAATTTAGAAAAGATTGTTAATGGTAGAGCTTCTCTTGTATGTTCAGGACCATATGTTGGATCATTTCCATGATCTGAAGTCATAATTAATAAATCATCTTTTTTCATAGCATTAATTAGTTTTGATAGTTTAATATCTAGTCTAGAAATATTTTCACTATATCCTACAGGGTCTTCTCTATGCCCATAATGACTATCAAATTGAACTAAATTTATAAAAATAAATTGTTTTTCCGAATTTGAAGAAGCAATATCAATTGCAATATCCATATTTTCGTCATCTGAGGCAGGACCAAAAATTTTGTCTATTCCAACGTTAACAAAAATATCGTTAATTTTACCAACAGCAATAACTTCCACTCCTGCTTTTTGTAAATCTTCTAAAATAATATGACCAGTTGGTTTATTAGCAAAATCATGTCTATTAAATGTTCTTATAAATTCACCATTATCATAAACAAAAGGTCTTGTTATAACTCTAGCCACATTTCATTCTGGTTTTGAAGAACATATTTCACGTGCTCTTTTAGCATATTCATTTAATTTTTCTACTCCTAGCGTTTTTTCATCGCCAATAATTTGCAAAGTGGAATCAGGAGAAGTGTAAATTATTATATCCCCGTTTTCCATATGTTGATGACCAAGCTCTTCTAAAATTACAGTTCCGGAAGCACTTTTGTTACCAATAATTTTTCTTCCATCAAATGCTTTTGACAATTCTTGAATTAAATCATCTGGAAATCCTTTTTCTGTAAATTGAGGGTTTGGTGTTTCGGTATATATACCCATCATTTCTCAATGCCCTGTTAATGTGTCTTTCCCATTTGACATTTCATGTATTTTAGCCATATACGCTAATGGATGTTTATTTCTTGCAACATGCCCAGAAATTTTAGCAATTTCTGTTATACCTAAAGATTTTCATGTTGGAATTTCTAAAGGTAAAGCTTCAGAAGCGTGCAAAAGTGAGTTAGCTCCTTTGTCACCAAATTCTTCTTGTCTTGGTTCAGGGCCTATTCCTAAACCGTCTGTGACTATAAAAAATATACGTTTAAATTTCATATTATCCCCTCTTTTCTATTTAAACTCATTAGTTTGCTCAGTTAATTGAATGTCCATGCTTTTAAATGTTTCTTTATCAGAAGCACTTGACAAAGCAGTTCTATGAACATATAAACCAGATAATTTATTAATTTGTTCAAAAGCTAATTTTGCATTTTTAGAAGATTTAGCACTTATTGCTAAAGCAAAAAGAGTTTCTTTTAAATCAAGAGCAAGATTATTATAATGTAATTCATTTTTTAAATTTTGCGCCAAAGCAATAGCTTTCGGATCTAAAACATCTATATCTTTATCAATTTTTGCAAAATATTTTAGTGTATTTAATATCATCGCACTATTTGAGTTTAATAGCGTTGATTCCTTGCCTATTATTATTGTTTTTGAATTAATTTCAATAGCTGAGCATATAATATTTTTTTCTTGACTGTACTCATTAGCAACTCTAATAGATTTTACAAGGCTACTATTAATTTTATTCTCTTTAATAATCTTATACAATCTTTTTACATAAATTTTAGGATTTTTGTCTTGTTGATAGTTAATAATTGTTTGATAATAACGTCTAATTATTTCTTTTTTGGCAGCTAATTTTACTATTTCATCATCAAAAATACAAAAACCGGCCATATTTACACCCATATCTGTTGGAGACTTATAAGGCGAAGTTTTATATATTTTATTAAACAAACTATTTAAAATCGGAAAAGCTTCCAAATCTCTATTGTAACTAACGGCTTCAATGCCATAACTTTTTTTATGAAATGAATCAATTGCATTGTAATCATTTAAATCGATAGTAGCTGCTTCGTAAGCCAAATTTACAGGGTGATTTATTTTTAAATTTCAAATAGGAAAAGTTTCAAATTTTGCATATCCTGATTTTATATTGTGTTTATTGTCAAAATATAATTGCGAAAAAATAGTGCTTAATTTGCCAGAGCCTGGTCCGGGCGCGGTAACAATAATTAATTTTTTTTCTGTTTTAGCATATTCATTTTTTCCAAAACCATTTTCGGAAATAATATTATCTATATCTTGAGGATAATTTTTAATTTTATATTGCTTGTAAACTTTTATATTTTGTTTTTCTATTTTATGAATAAAGCTTTTAACTTCCTTATTGTTTTCATATTGGCTAACAATAACACTATTAACATTTAATTCGTATTTTTTAAATTTTTTTATTATTCTAAAAACATCTTCTTCATAAGTTAAATTAATGTCTGATCTAATTTTTTTATTTTTTATATCTTGGCTAGAAATTACAATCATAACTTCTGCTTGATCTTTTAATTTTAATAGCATTCTTAACTTTGAATCATGTTTAAAACCTGGCAATACTCTTGTAGCATGAAAATCATTAAATAGCTTTCCACCAAATTCTAAATATAATTTATTACCAAAAGCATTAATTCTTTTTGCAATTTCTTTTGATTGTAGGTTAATATATTTTTCATTATCAAAACCTATTTTCATTAGATCCCCCTATTGATTTTAATTAAAGATTTAAATTAATTATTATTATAGTTTAAAAAACAAAAGTTCAATTAATCTAAATATCAAAAATAACTAATTTTTAAATGAAAATTTTAAAAAAGTACATAATTTGTACAAAAAAATCTCAAAAAACTTAATAAAAATTTAAAAAAAGCACAGTTTTATTTTTTTATTGTTTTTTATTATAAAATAAAAACAAATATTTATGATTAAAGAAGAGATTATTTTTGAAACTAAAGACATTTTTAAAAAATTTTCTAATAACCCTGTTATTAAAAATGTGTCATTAAAACTGCATACTTATTCTTTCCATGCATTTATTGGACCAAACGGTTCAGGGAAATCAACATTTATGAAAATATGTGCAGGCGAAGACAAGGATTATGAAGGTCAAGTATTTTTTAAAAATACATTAATTAACAACATAAAAAGTAAGAAATCATTTTTATTTTTTAATAATGATTTAAGTTTTCCTATATCATGAAACGCTTTTGAATATGTTAAAAATTTTTCATATTTTTATAATCAAGAATTTCCTTCTTCAGATAAAATCATAACTTTATTTAAACAATATAAGCTTTTTCATAACCTAAAAACAAAACCTAATTCTTTTTCTTCGGGAGAAAAAAAGAAATTAATAGTTTTATTAATTGAATTAATTAAACCTGAATTAGTTTTTTTAGATGAGCCAGATTCTGGTTTGGACCCAGAAGTAAGAGAATTTGTATATGCTAGACTTCAAAAAATATCTAAACAAGGGAGCTCCATATTTGTTTCTAGTCATATTACTTCAGAAATAAAAAATTATATTGATTATGTAACTTTTTTAAGGGACGGCGAAATTAAAAAAAGCTCTAAAATTTGCAAACCTAGCGATTTTGACCAAATATATGAAAAAATAAGAAAGGATTATCAAGATGAAAACTCTTTTTAAAAATCACTTTATTTATTTTGTTAAAAACAAACCTATTATTTTTTTATTATTAATCTTTGGATTGATGAGTTTTTCTGTTGTTCCATTTTTTATAATTGATAATTTAAAAAATAATTTTAATTGAATAATTTATTTCATTTTATTTGTTTTATCATTATTTTCTATTTTTATTATGATTTATTACTTTTTTATTTCAACAAAAAAGAACCAATATGATACTTTTCTAAGTTCCATGTATTCAAGTGGTTTAAAGATTCTGATTTCGAAATATTTATTTTTATTAACAATTTTTTCTATTTTTAGTTTTTTAATTTCTATAGTCCCAACATCATTTATGTTTATTAATTATAAAAATAATATGTTTGGCTTTATATATTTTATATTGTTAATGCTATCAACATTTTTTATGATGAATATTTTATTCTGACTGTTTATGTTCTTTATGTCTTTTAAAAAAAACATAATTTACAAAAATATAGCATTATCTTTAACAGCAATTGTTGTTTTATCGACTCCAATATTAATAAAAAGTTTTGTATCAAAATCTAATTATCAAAACAAATTTAAAAACGTATATAAAATTGTTGAAAAAACGAAAAACAATAGTTTTAATGTGCAATATGTACCAGGAGACAATTATATAAAGACTCAAGAAGACACTAAATTTTATATAGATTTAGTGGATTCTTTTTATTTTTTACCAATATATATAGCTAATTTATTTGAAAATAAAAATTTAAATATAAATTTTAGAATTAGTTCAAATTTAGAAAACGATGAAAGATTTGCTTTGTATCGTACAGAAAATAAATTGATTCAAAAAAAATGAAATAAAGATAGTAATTTTTATATTTATGGAATAAATGATGAACCTCTGATTTCTTATTCAAATGATCAACTTAATAAACTAATTAATGACAATCTATATTCAAAAATCGAAAATAAAAATAATATAAAAATAGTATCAAAAATAATAGAAAAACTTTACTGGGAAAGATCTAAAATTCCAATAGAACAACAAAGAATAATTGAATTAATTTCGGGAGTAAAAAATAAGAAAATCCAATATTTGCGCCGAGACTGAAAGGCTTTAAAATATAATAATTCTCAACTAATTAATGTTATAAAACAAAATTTCGGATTAAATTTTTTAGAACTTTTAAATAATTTCTATGACACATATGAATTTAATTCAATTAGTAATGTAGATGCTAAAAACGGACAATTTTATTTTAAAAAATCTATAGAAATTAATGATACTTATAATTTGGAAAACAAAATTAGTGAAATTGATGAAAAATATATAAAAAATAATTTTCTTCAAATAACAGATGAAAAAGTGTTTTTTAATTTGAATTCTTCAAAAGTATTCTCTATTAGTCTTTTAGAATTTAGAAAAGTTTTTTCTAATATTACTAGTCAAGATAAATGAATTAGTTTTATAGACGAAAACAAATTTCAACTATTTAAAATTCAGAATATTTTGGACAAGATTTATTTGTTTAGCGATGAAAATAATTCAGTATTGAAATATACATTTCAACCTAATGCATCAATAGGCGAATATTATAACAATGTTATTCAATATAAAAGTATTTTAGGCAAAAATACAAATATAATAAATGTGTTTTTAATTATAATAATAACTTTATTTTTAATACCAACATCTATTATTTGATCTAAAAAAGGAAGGGTATAATGACAAAAAAGCAAAAAAATAAAATTATTTCAATAAGTATTGCAACTTTATTACCAGTTACTATTTTACCTATTGCAATTTCAATGGCTTATGTTTTAAACAAGCCTAAAAATGTTGGTTTTTATTACAAAGATCAGTTTTTTGAAAGCCAAGCAGATTTTGAACAAAAAATTAAAGAAGATATTTTTATTAGAAAAGAAGAATCTCTAGATAAAAAAATTTATTATTTAAAAACATTAAATAAACAATTTAATGATAAATCAGATTTGACTAAATTTTTATATAGTAAAATAAAATCTCATAATGTTATTGTGTCAAGTGAGCACAATAAATTTGACGATAATTCAATATTTCCTTTAACTTCGAAGGAATTAGCTTATATGCAATTTGTTGATAATGGTAATTCAAAATCAGATGAGAATATAACTGTGTATCAAGGCAAGGGCGATGCTGCATATGCTACAGAAGAAGAAGCTAAGTTATCATATATTAATAAGGCCCAAATATATAAATTTGGGGGTAAATATTATTCAAATAAAGATAGAATTACAAACGATATAATATTAGATTTAAATACTTTGAACAAATTTACAAATGAAAATGAAAAAATAGATTATTTATTGAATAAATACAATATTAAGTTAGATTATAGAAAAAATATAGTTGATAACAATGATGATTATCCAAGATATAAGGCGCCAAATGGCATTGTATCTAATGCAAAATTAAATGTTAATAATTCCTTTAATAATGAGGCCACAAAAGAATTTATAAAAAATAATCATAAAAAGTATATTAAATTTAAAGATGATAGTGGGCAATGACAAATTACAACTTTTGATGAGTTTATTAAATATAGTTTAACAAATAGAAGCTTTATCAATTCTTCTGCTATTAAAATTACATCAAACCAAAATAACCGAAAATATTTGGTAGATGTTGGCAAACAAGAAGATTGTAATTTTTATGGTGATTATATTTTAGAAACTCAAGATAGTTCTATTGAAAATATTATTAATCGTGAAAACTGAAGTGAAAAAGGACAAAATTTAAATTTAGTTAAATTTGAACACTCTCAATTAAAAAGTATTATTAATAAATTTGTTTCACAAATATTGTTAGCTTCCAATCATCATGAGTTAGAAAAAGAATATATAAATAAGAAAACAAATGATGAACAACATGATAAAAAATTATTAAAAGAACTTCAAGACATTTATTTAAAGAATTTATCAGTATTCAAATTGCTAAAATTTAAGGAAAAATCTGAAATTTTAAAAATTGCCTTAAAAGAAGTTTTAATTAATTCAAATGAAACTTTATGACAAAGATTTGAAAAAATTATTGATTTAAATAATAATGGCAAAAGAGGAACATTTTTTAATCAATTAAACATTATTTATTTTTCTGGTTTAGCTTTTATGGCGGAAGCAAAAGCACCTAATAGTACAATAAAATTATTTAAAGAATATTTTAAGTTGGTTTTTAATGATTTAAATTCTTCTCTTGAAGATATTTTAGGGGAATTATATTTAGATAAAAACGGACATAAAATTAATTTATGAGAAGGACTAAAACTTAATGACCATAATCTAGATATAAATGTTAATGACAATTATTTTATATCATATTTATCAGATTCTAATGCAGTTGTTAATGCAATTGCTACTATTAATTCTGCTTTTGTAAATGCAACTTCTTCTGGTGGTTTGTTAGAATTTTCAGATAAAGTTTTTTTAAAACCAAATAGTATTAATTTAGATAAATATAAAAAACTTTATGATCATTATTCTTTAAAAAATAAAGATACGTTATTTTACTTTGATTTTGATGGCCAATTAAAGAAAAATCTTGAATTAGAAAATTCTAAAAAAGCAAAAGATGTAAAAAAAGGAGATAGAATTTATCAAAACATAGTTATTAATGCAACAAAAGGCGCTTTGCAAACATTCAAAGATAAAGGGTTGGATATTTTAGAAAATGCTTTGGTTAACTCATCTGTTTCTAATTTAAAAGAAGATAAAGATGCCTTGTTTGGTTATTATAAGCAATCTTTAATTAATTATTATTCTATTAATGAAAAAGAGATAACTTCTCTAGGAATTAGTATTTCAGAAATAGAAAACACAAGTTTTAATAAAAACGGAATTAAAAAGTTTAAAAATTTATCTTCAAATAGCAAATTTAAAAACTATTTTAATAATAAATTTAATTTTAAAGCTGTAGCAGCACATAAGTATGGAATACAAGATTTATTAAGAGATAAAAAAATTAATGAAATTAAGAGTAGAGTTTCAAATGTAGTCAAATCGGTTGGTGGGCTTTCAGAAATGGGAATGGGAATAATGCAGATGGTTGTGGCATGTTCAAATTCAGATATTAATAAGGTTGCGAATATTGTTGAAGCTACACAAAAAATAGTTGGAGGAATACTAGGCGCTATTGGAGCAGCCTTTCCTATGGTTGCTGTTGTGTCTTCTGCTATAGATATGCTCTTTAGCATAGCATTGCAATTTATTGGAAAGAAAAATAAAAGCGATTATATTTATACCGATACTGGTATTGAAGGCAAACATTATATTTGGGATGGTGGAATAACTACAACAAGATTTTGAGGTTTTAGTCAAACCAAAGACAAAACAATTTATGATGCGAATATATTGAGTCCAGTAGAATGTTTTCCAAGTTTAAATAGAAATTATTATTACTACGATGGAAAAGAGTATGCTTCAAACATGTTATCTAAATTAAATCATGATATTGTTGTTAATTCAATTATTTCTAACGATGAAGATTTTATGAAATCAAATAATTTTAAAATAGTTTATTCTTTTGAAGACACACCCGATGAATCAGAAGACAACTATTTTGATAGTGAACAACAATTAGAACATCAAATGATTTTTAATAAAAAATTGCAAAACTATGTTTTGCCTGTTAGACATATAAATATTTTTAATAAATCATTAATAATAACAAAAGCTACGCAACTTATAGAAGCTCTAAAAGAGGGTATTATAAAAAATCTAAACCCTAGTTTGTTAATTCAAGTTCCTAAAAAGAAATCTGAAATTACAAATCATTCTATAAAAGATTCTCAACCCGATGATGAATTAAAAAATTTAATATCAGAAATTAATAGGATAAATGATAATAACGACTTACTAGAAAACACAAATTTTATTATATTTGATACAAATCTTGAAAATAATAAAGGAAACAAAATATTTTATAATAGTTTAGAATTTAATAATAAAGTTAATAAAATTTTTATGAGCAGAATAACTGTTAACTTCAAATTAGCATCTCGAGAAGAATTTTTAATAAATAAAAAATATAGCGATTTAAAAGTTTTAGAACAAAGAAAAATATTTAGTATTATTGACAATAAAAAAAGATTATTTTACTTTTCAAATTTAAAAAATGCTATTGAGTATTTAGTTAAAGATGAATTTTTAGCAATTGAAGAAAGAAAATATAAAGGACCTAAAAAAACGCTTATTATATATGACAACCAAGAGTTTGATAGCATATCTAAAGTTTATGAATATTGTAAAAAATTTATAAAAAGCATTGAAGAATATGAAAAATCATTAGAAACAAAAGACAAAGGAGAAAAATAATGAAAAAACTATTATTAGGATTATCTTCTGGATTATCTATATTATTACCAACAGCCGTATTATCTTTTAATCATTATTCTGCAAATAATTCTCAAAAAAACATTAATTTAAAAAGCAATAGTGAAGAACATGATAATACTAAATATACAATAGAAATTGATGGCAAACAACTTATATTTAATTCAAAATCAGAAATTCAAGATTATTTAACAAATAAGATAAAAATAAATCGCTTTGTTGGCAAGAAAGAATATAGTAATTTTGATTGGCAAATAAATATGGACTCTAACTTACTTAATGAAGTAGATTATTCTAAAATAAAACCATTATATAAAGATGCGAACGGTAATTCAGTTACTAGTCAAAAATTGGCAATAGATTCATATTTGCCAGATTATGCTTTTGTTGAAAAATATTTCGATCATGCAGGAAGGGAGTTTGATAACCCCGAAGATGCAAAAAATAGCATTTCTAATAATATTGATAAAGATATAGTTGAAAATTTATTTTATGAATTAGAAGACAAACAGGGAATTAAAAGATACTACAACCCTTTAGTTAGTTCTGATATAAAGAAATTTATTAGAGATTTTACTAATGATAAACTTAAAATTTCTGAAGAAAAGCAAGAGGTTGAAGCATATGAAATCAATTATTTAAAAAATAAAATTCCAAAAAGTTATATTCTTTATTCAACCCTAAACGATGGAAAATTTTTTTCAGAATTGTTTACAAGAATGTTTACTAATTTTGTGAGTGATAATGATATAAAAAACAACTTTTTTGTAAAAATAAATTTTATTAATGCTTTTTCATTAAATAATAAAGTTTTTGCAAGACCTTATTTTAAATATTGGTCTTCTAGTGAGGATTATATAAATAATAGAAAAACTTATAAATGACAAACTTCAAATGATGGAAAAGAATTATATAAATATGTTGATTATAATTGATTTAATAAATATTTTTCTAATGCTGCCTTAAATTTAAATTTTCCATCAAGAAATAAATATTGATTAGTAAATAATTGAATTAAACAAAAATTTAAAGGTCAATTTACAAATGAAGAATATTATGGGCCAGGTTGATTAACGAAAGTAAAAGAGAGACGAAATGTGTATTATTTTAGTAAAAGAGCCCATATTAAGTATAGAGAATTTTTGCTTAGTTTAAAATCTAGTCAAAAATTTTTAGATTTTGATAATTTAGAAATGAAAACCGACACTTTTATAGTTGATAATGAAAACAAAACTTATAATGGTGTTAACTTGCAAGAAAATTTAGGTCTTGATAAAACCATAGCTATTTTAGATTTTGCAGAATGTAATTCTTTTGGTCTTCAAATATCTTCTTATTTTGATAAAGAGAGAATGTTAGAAAAAATAAAATACAAAAAAAATAATTTAGACTTTTTTCAATTTATGAAAGATGCTATAAACACTTTCAATTTAAATATTAATACAAAAAATAGTATAATAAATTCTTTAAGTTTAATAAAAAATAATAATAAAATAATTTGAAACTTTTTAATAAATAAATTCAAAGAAATAATAAACAAATTTCAGAACAATATTTTTAGCGAAGCAAAAAATATTAAAGTAAATTTAGAACTAACAAGAAATTCGGTGCGTAATAGTCATTTTAAGAAAGAAAGTTCTAATTTGACTGCAAATTTACTTTCAATATCAAAAAATATTATTGATAAAATTGCAGAAAATAAAAAAAATATTATATTATTAAACAAGCAACCCATTATATTTAATAACAATAAACAAAAACACAATGTTT
It contains:
- a CDS encoding DUF1846 domain-containing protein, which codes for MKIGFDNEKYINLQSKEIAKRINAFGNKLYLEFGGKLFNDFHATRVLPGFKHDSKLRMLLKLKDQAEVMIVISSQDIKNKKIRSDINLTYEEDVFRIIKKFKKYELNVNSVIVSQYENNKEVKSFIHKIEKQNIKVYKQYKIKNYPQDIDNIISENGFGKNEYAKTEKKLIIVTAPGPGSGKLSTIFSQLYFDNKHNIKSGYAKFETFPIWNLKINHPVNLAYEAATIDLNDYNAIDSFHKKSYGIEAVSYNRDLEAFPILNSLFNKIYKTSPYKSPTDMGVNMAGFCIFDDEIVKLAAKKEIIRRYYQTIINYQQDKNPKIYVKRLYKIIKENKINSSLVKSIRVANEYSQEKNIICSAIEINSKTIIIGKESTLLNSNSAMILNTLKYFAKIDKDIDVLDPKAIALAQNLKNELHYNNLALDLKETLFALAISAKSSKNAKLAFEQINKLSGLYVHRTALSSASDKETFKSMDIQLTEQTNEFK
- a CDS encoding ATP-binding cassette domain-containing protein, which gives rise to MIKEEIIFETKDIFKKFSNNPVIKNVSLKLHTYSFHAFIGPNGSGKSTFMKICAGEDKDYEGQVFFKNTLINNIKSKKSFLFFNNDLSFPISWNAFEYVKNFSYFYNQEFPSSDKIITLFKQYKLFHNLKTKPNSFSSGEKKKLIVLLIELIKPELVFLDEPDSGLDPEVREFVYARLQKISKQGSSIFVSSHITSEIKNYIDYVTFLRDGEIKKSSKICKPSDFDQIYEKIRKDYQDENSF
- a CDS encoding phosphopentomutase, which translates into the protein MKFKRIFFIVTDGLGIGPEPRQEEFGDKGANSLLHASEALPLEIPTWKSLGITEIAKISGHVARNKHPLAYMAKIHEMSNGKDTLTGHWEMMGIYTETPNPQFTEKGFPDDLIQELSKAFDGRKIIGNKSASGTVILEELGHQHMENGDIIIYTSPDSTLQIIGDEKTLGVEKLNEYAKRAREICSSKPEWNVARVITRPFVYDNGEFIRTFNRHDFANKPTGHIILEDLQKAGVEVIAVGKINDIFVNVGIDKIFGPASDDENMDIAIDIASSNSEKQFIFINLVQFDSHYGHREDPVGYSENISRLDIKLSKLINAMKKDDLLIMTSDHGNDPTYGPEHTREALPLTIFSKLFTKPRVLGTLRGLGTAGNIVARNFGVPTIKTGEDIFDDLI
- the proS gene encoding proline--tRNA ligase; this encodes MKKLEKITTQEENFAKWYTDVIQNGDLMAYGSSKGSIIFKPLSFGIWDNIRKNLDVKFKKLGVQNVNLPLLIPESLLNKEKKHVEGFNPELATVTEVGGKKLNEKFYIRPTSEVLFGEFFKNEIESYNDLPLIYNQWVNVLRWEKTTNPFLRTREFLWQEGHTIHATSNEAKELTQNLLDVYSDFVESFLAIPVIKGQKTDHEKFAGADYTFTIEAMMKDGKALQAGTSHYLGQNFTKAFDITFKNKDNKLENAYGTSWGVSTRLLGALIMTHGDDRGIIIPPKIAPCQVDIIELFASKEKRVHEEALKILDLLSKNNIDAKIDASNKGAGFKAANSEIHGTPLRIEIGPRDLEQNKVLIVRRDTLEKTYVALEEIVIKVQQILEDIQNNLLNQAKQRLINNIFEVENYESFKEHISKGHWVITKFDGNGEDEDKIKEETGASSRCIPFNLEYKMHSKNCFYTNKKTNRVVIFAKAY